The DNA sequence agggggaaggggggaggagggggaaggggggaaggacggggaaggggaaggaggaggtaagggtgagggatgaggaaggggggagggggagggagggggaaagggggagggagggggaagggggagggagggggaagggggagggagggggaagagggagggggaagagggaggggaagggggagggggaagggggagggggaagagggagggggaagtgggagggggaagggggaagagggagggggaagggggagggggaaggggaagggggaggggaagagggagggggagggggaaggggaggggaagagggagggggagggggaagggggaggggaagagggagggggaagggggaagagggagggggaaggggggaagggggagggagggggaaagggggagggagggggaagggggagggagggggaaaggggagggagggggaaggggagggaggggNNNNNNNNNNNNNNNNNNNNNNNNNNNNNNNNNNNNNNNNNNNNNNNNNNNNNNNNNNNNNNNNNNNNNNNNNNNNNNNNNNNNNNNNNNNNNNNNNNNNNNNNNNNNNNNNNNNNNNNNNNNNNNNNNNNNNNNNNNNNNNNNNNNNNNNNNNNNNNNNNNNNNNNNNNNNNNNNNNNNNNNNNNNNNNNNNNNNNNNNNNNNNNNNNNNNNNNNNNNNNNNNNNNNNNNNNNNNNNNNNNNNNNNNNNNNNNNNNNNNNNNNNNNNNNNNNNNNNNNNNNNNNNNNNNNNNNNNNNNNNNNNNNNNNNNNNNNNNNNNNNNNNNNNNNNNNNNNNNNNNNNNNNNNNNNNNNNNNNNNNNNNNNNNNNNNNNNNNNNNNNNNNNNNNNNNNNNNNNNNNNNNNNNNNNNNNNNNNNNNNNNNNNNNNNNNNNNNNNNNNNNNNNNNNNNNNNNNNNNNNNNNNNNNNNNNNNNNNNNNNNNNNNNNNNNNNNNNNNNNTGGTGTCACCAACCacatgtacaactgcaacaccatgtcccaacttttgtactcaagtttgctgatgatggttgtggttttgcagatagtgaagatggttgtgaacgattgcagtagGATCggcatcgattggccaggtgggcggaggaatggttgatggaatttaatacagagcagtgtgaggtgttgcattttgggctgtcgaacaagggcaggacctacacggtgaatggtaggcctctgggtagtgttgtagagcagagggatctaggaatacaggtgcatggttccttgatggtggagtcgcaggtggataagatggtcaaaaaggcttttggcactttggccttcatcagtcagagtatagaagttgggaggttacgttgcagttgtataagacgttggctcCATGAAGGGCCTGAAGAGTCACAgaatgacacagtgtggaaacaggcccttcatagagtcacagagtgatacagtgtggaaacaggcccttcatggagtcacagagtgatacagtgtggaaactggcccttcatagagtgatacagtgtggaaacaggcccttcatagagtcacagagtgacacagtgtggaaacaggcccttcatagagtcacagagtgatacagtgtggaaacaggcccttcatagagtcacagagtgatacagtgtggaaacaggcccttcatagagtcacagagtgatacagtgtggaaacaggcccttcatagagtcacagagtgatacagtgtggaaacaggcccttcatagagtcacagagtgatacagtgtggaaacaggcccttcatagagtcacagagtgatacagtgtggaaacaggcccttcatagagtgatacagtgtggaaactggcccttcatagagtgatacagtgtggaaacaggcccttcatagagtcacagagtgacacagtgtggaaacaggcccttcatagagtcacagagtgatacagtgtggaaacaggcccttcatagagtcacagagtgatacagtgtggaaacaggcccttcatagagtcacagagtgatacagtgtggaaacaggcccttcatagagtcacagagtgatacagtgtggaaacaggcccttcatagagtgatacagtgtggaaacaggcccttcatagagtcacagagtgatacagtgtggaaactggcccttcatagagtgatacagtgtggaaacaggcccttcatagagtcacagagtgatacagtgtggaaactggcccttcatagagtgatacagtgtggaaacaggcccttcatagagtcacagagtgatacagtgtggaaacaggcccttcatagagtcacagagtgatacagtgtggaaacaggcccttcaacccaacttgcccacactggccaacaatgtcccagctacactagtcccacttgcctgcgcttggtccgtatccctccaaacctgtcctatccatgtacctgtccaactgttacttaaacgatgggatagtcccagcctcaactacctcctctggcagcttgttccatacacccaccaccctctgtgtgaaaaagttacccctccgattcctattaaatcttttccccttcaccttgaacctatgtcctctggtccttgattcccctattctggggtgtgtggtgaggggggggggggtgtgtgtgaggggtggtgtgtgtggtgggggggagggtatgtggtgaggggtgtgtgtggtgaggggtgtgtgtggtgagggggaggggtgtggtgagggggggttgtggtgaggggggggtgtgtgtgagtgaggggtggtgtgtgtgaggggaggtgtgtggtgagggggaggggtgtggtgagggggaggggtgtgtggtgagggggaggggtgtggtgagggggaggggtgtgtggtgagggggaggggggtgtggtgagggggaggggggtgtggtgaGGGTGTGTGTCGTGAGGggtgtggtgagggggaggggggtgtggtgagggggaggggtgtgtgctgagggggaggggtgtggtgagggggaggggggtgtggtgagggggaggggtgtgtgctgagggggaggggtgtggtgagggggaggggtgtgttgtgaggggggttggtggtgaggggggggtgtgtggtgaaggggggggtggtgagggggaggggtgtgtggtgggggggttggtggtgaggggggggtgtgtggtgaaGGGGGGGTGTGGTGAAGGGGggttggtgagggggagggtggtgagggggaggggtgtgtggtgggggggtggtgtgagggtgagggggggtgtgtggtgaagggggggtgtggtgagggggaggggtgtggtgagggggaggggtgtgtgtggtggggggggtggtgtgagggggggggggtgtggtgcgtCCCCTCACCTGTTGCTGCCCCcccaggttggaggaggtgaatgtGTCGTGGTGTGGGTTTGGACGTCTCCACGTGGCAGTGACGGTCGCTCATCTCCCAGAGACGGTCACCCAGCTCAACGTCAGCGGCCACCGCGGAAGCCTGACCGACACCGGTACAGGGGGGGAGCACACTGGGGGGAACacgcactgggggggggggggggtcacacacTGGTATGGGGAACACCCTCTGGTACAGGGGAACACGCACTGGGGGGGTCGCACACACTGGGGCTTCGCACACACTGGGGGGGTCGCACACACTGGGGGGGTCGCACACACTGGGGGGGTCGCACACACTGGGGGGGTCGCACACACTGGGGGGTCACACACACTGGTACGGGGAACACACTGGTACGGGGAACACACTGGGGggtcacacacactggggggtcacacacactgggggggtcGCACACACTGGTACGGGGAACACACTGGGGGGTCGCACACACTGGGGGGGTCGCACACACTGGTACGGGGAACACACTGGGGggtcacacacactggggggtcacacacactggggggtcacacacactggggggtcgCACACACTGGTACGGGGAACACACTGGGGggtcacacacactggggggtcaCACACACTGGTACGGGGAACACACTGGGGGggtcacacacactggggggtcaCACACACTGGGtggtcacacacactggggaGGTCGCACACTGGTACGGGGAACACACTGGGGGggtcacacacactggggggtcaCACATACTGGGGGGggtcacacacactggggggtcacacacactgggggggtcGCACACACTGGGGggtcacacacactggggggtcgCACACACTGGGGGggtcacacacactgggggaacaCACTGGGGGGGGTCGCACACTGGGGGggtcacacacactgggggggtcacacacactggggggtcgCACACACTGGGGGGGTCGCACACACTGGGGGAACACACTGGGGggtcacacacactgggggggtcacacacactggggggtcgcacacacactggggggtcgCACACACTGGGGGGTCACACACTGGGGGggtcacacacactgggggggtcACACACATTGGGGGAACACACACTGGGGGAACACACACTGGGGGGGTCACACACACTGGTACGGGGAACATACTGGGGGGTCGCACACACTGGGGGGTCGCACACACTGGTACGGGGGGGAGTCAGGGGGACGGGGCAGTCTGTGATGTGTCTGCTCTGTGTCTAGACGTACAGGTCCTGTGCCAACGTTGCCCACGGATCACCAACCTGGACATGAGGTcagccccccccaacaccccctcacctctccccgtgaccgtgtgtgtgtccccgtgaccgtgtgtgtgtccccgtgaccctgtgtgtgtgaccgtgtgtgtgtccccgtgaccgtgtgtgtgtccccgtgaccgtgtgtgtgtccccgtgaccctgtgtgtgtgaccgtgtgtgtgtccccgtgaccgtgtgtgtgtccccgtgactgtgtgtgtgtccccagacTGTgtgtctccccgtgactgtgtgtgtgtccccgtgaccctgtgtctccccatgaccctgtgtgtctccccgtgaccctgtgtgTCTCCCCGTGACGATGTGTCTCTCCCCCAGTGACAGCTCGATGCTGACGTCGGCGTGTTTGCCGTTCCTGCAGAAGCTCCCCCACCTGCAGCACCTGGGCCTCAGCCGCTGCCACCACATCCCAGCAGCACGCCTGGGGTAAGTGTAGCCCCCCACGCACCGCACCCACCGCCCGCCCACCCCCGACCCACCCACCCCCGCacagcccaccccagcccacccaccaCGTCCCAGCAGCACGCCTGGGGTAAGTGTAGCCCCCCACGCACCGCACCCACCGCCCGCCCCCCACGCACCGCACCCACCGCCCGCCCACCCCCGACCCACCCACCCCCGCACAACCCACCCACCACGTCCCAGCAGCATGCCTGGGGTAAGTGTAGTCCCCACGCACCGCCCGCCCACCCCCGACCTACCCACCCCCGCACGGCGCACCGCAGCCCACCCACCACGTCCCAGCAGCATGCCTCGGGTAAGTGTAGCCCCCCACGCACCGCACCCACCCACTCCTGCACCGCCCATCCACCACGTCCCAGCAGCACGCCTGGGGTAAGTGTAGCCCCCACGCACCGCCCACCCCCGACCCACCCACCCCCgtaccacccacccccacctgcaCCCCCGCCTGGCCCACCCCCGCCTGGCCCACTCCCACCCTGCTCCCCCACCTGGCCCACCCCCACCCGGCACCCCACCCCTCCAGTCCCACTTCACCCCTCCCCAGACTCCCGTTCCACCCCACTGGCACACATCACTgccactcatttctgggatcgttcttgtaaacctcctctggaccctctccagagccagcacatcctcagatacggtgcccacaattgctcaccatattccaaatgcggccttaccagccagCGCCCTATAGGGCCACAACATTACACTGTATCCATGATcagtatacaagccctcttgaaataaatcctttgacgcaaaatgctggagtaactcagcgggacaggcagcatctcaggagagaaggaatgggtgacgtttcgggtcgagacccttcttcagactgatgtcagcggagggggcgggacaaagataggatgtagacggagacaggaagacagtggaagaactggaaagggggaggggatagagaaggaaagcagggactatctgaagttagagaagtcaatgttcataccgctggtgtgtaaactatccaagcgaaatatgaggtgctgttcctccaatttgcgctgggcttcactctgacaatggaggaggcccaggacagagaggtcagactgggagtatgtagagacgttgacacctggaacagcggatgcagcagatgaggttggaggaggtgcaggtgaacctctgcctcacctggaaagactgtttgggttcacagttgatgaggttgtagtcccaggtgtcaacttctctacatcggcgagaccaagcgcaggcttgccgatcgtttcgctcaacaccttcgctcagtccgactcaccagcctgatctcccggtggctcagcacttcaactccccctcccactcccagtctgacctttctgtccagtatgaacattgacaacatagaaaatagacaataggtgcaggaggaggtcattcggcccttcgagccaacggtatgaacattcaatgtgatcatggctgatcattctcaatcggtaccccgttcctgccttctccccataccccctgactccgctatccttaagagctctatctagctctctcttgaatgcattcagagaattggcctccactgccttctgaggcagagaattccacagattcacaactctctgactgaaaaagtttttcctcatctccgttctaaatggcctaccccttattcttaaactgtggcccctggttctggactcccccaacattgggaacatgtttcctgcctctaatgtgtccaaccccttaataatcttatacgtttcgataagatcccctctcatccttcatccagtgaattgccccccactgcccccctctgtggcagagaattccataaatccacaactctctaggtgaaaagctttcttctctaacttcaagtagcctttgctttccttccctctccatcccttcccagttctcccagtaatcttcctgtctccgactacattctatctttgtactgccttgacatcagtctgaagaagggtcttgacccgaaacgtcacccattccttctctcccgagatgctgcctgacctgctgagttactccagcattttgtgtctaccgtcgatttaaaccagcatctgcacttttttcctagcattgcgtttgctttctttactaccgattcaacttttagattaactttttgggaatcctgcaccagcactcccaagtccccttgcacctccgatttcaggattctctccccatttggtaaatagtctacgcctttatccctatgaccaaaatgcacgactccacactttgctccactatattccatctgccacttctctgcccactctcccaacctgtccaagtccttctgcagagtccctgctttctctacactacctgtctgtccacctatctttgtatcatcacaaacgtggccacaaagccttcaatcccctcgtcgaaatcattaatatacaccgtGAAGAGcagcgggcccagcaccgagccctgcggaactctgctggtcactggcagccacccagacaaagccccctttattgccactcgttgccttctgccatccagccagcctgctctccatgccagtatctgccctctgataccgtgggttctcatcttccttagccttgcgtgtggcaccttatcaaaggctttctgacaaTCAGAATGAGGGGAATCTTATACAGCTCGAAAAGCCCCCTCATCGTCCCGcactcccagcctactcaacctctccatacagctcaggtcctctagtcctggcatcatcGTCATTAATCTCTGTACCTttacagcttgacatctttcctataacattgtgaagccaattcactggatgaatttaaaagagagttagatagagctctaggggtagtggaatcaatggatatggggagaaggcaggcacgggttactgattgtggatgatcagccatgatcacaatgaatggcctcctcctgcacctattttctatgtctaattTTTTTCTGAACCTGTTCCAGTTTGCCAATCTTTCCTGtaacaaagtcgatacagaaacaagtgttctgaacttaaagaaaggtaactttgaaggtattaggcgtgaattgtccaagatagactggcgattgatgctgaaagggttgacggtggacatgcaatggaaggtatttaaaggtcgcatggatgaactacaagtgttcatcccagtttggcaaaagaacaaaccaggaaaggtagtgcatccgtggctaacaagggaaatcaaggatagtattaaaacaaaagatgaagcatacggattagccagaaaaagtagcataccagaggactgggagaaattcagagtccagcagacgaggacaaagggcttaattaggaaagggaaattagattatgagggaaaactggcaaggaacataaaaacagactgcaaaagcttttatagatatgtgaagagaaaaagattagttaaggcaaatgtaggtcccttgcagtcggaaacaggtgaattgatcatagggaacaaggagatggcagaccaattgaacaaatactttggttctgtcttcactaaggaagacataaaccgtctgccggaaatagcgggggaccggtggtctaatgagatggaggaactgagggaaatccaggttagtcgggaagtggtgttaggtaaattaaatggattaaaggcagataaatccccagggctagataggctgcatcccagagtgcttaaggaagtagcctcagaaatagtggatgcattagtgataatttttcaaaactctttagattctggagtagttcctgaggactggagggtagctaatgtaaccccactttttaaaaagggagggagagagagaacggggaattatagaccagttagcctaacatcggtagtggggaaaatgctagagtcagttattaaagatgtgatagcagcacatttggaaagtggtgaaatcatcggacaaagtcagcatggatttaccaaaggcaaatcatgtctgacgaatcttatagaatttttcgaggttgtaactagtagagtggataagggagaaccagtcgatgtgttatatctggactttcagaaggccttcgacaaggtcccacataggagattggtgtacaaacttaaagcacacggtattgagggttcagtgttgaggtggatagaaaattggttggcggacaggaagcaaagagtaggaataaacgggtccttttcggaatggcaggcagtgactagtggggtaccgcaaggctcagtgctgggaccccagatatttacagtgtatattaatgatttggacgagggaattgaatgcaacatctctaagtttgcggatgacacgaagctgggtggcagtgttagctgcgaggaggatgctaggaggctgcagagtgacttggatagattaggcgagtgggcaaatgcatggcagatgcaatataatgtggataaatgtgaggttatccactttggcggcaagaacaggaaagcagagtattacctgaatggtgaacgattaggagaaggggagatgcaacgtgacctgggtgtcatggtgcaccagtcattgaaagcaagcatgcaggtgcagcaggcagtgaagaaagcgaatggtatgttggcattcatagcaagaggatttgagtttaggagcagggaggttctgctgcagttgtacagggccttggtgagaccgcacctggagtattgtgtgcagttttggtctcctaacctgaggaaagacgttcttgccttagagggagtacagagaaggttcaccagattgatccctgggatggcgggactttcatatgaggaaagactggatagactgggcttgtactcgctggaatttagaagactgaggggggatcttatagaaacatataaaattcttaaggggttggagaggctagatgcggaaagattgttcccgatgttggggaagtccagaaccaggggtcacagcttaaggataagggggaggtcttttaggaccgagatgagaaaacatttcttcacacagagagtggtgagtctgtggaattctctgccacagaaggtagttgaggccagttcattggctatatttaagagggagttagatgtggccctttttgctaaagggatcagggggtatggagagaaggcaggtacaggctactgagctgaatgatcagccatgatcatattgaatggccgtgcaggctcgaagggccgaatggcctactcctgcacctattttctatgtttctatgtaacatggtgcccagagacatagacaataggtgcaggaggaggccattcggccctttgagccagatcatggctgatcatccataatcagtaacccgtgcctgccttctccccatatcccttgattccactaccccctagagctccatctaactctcttttaaatccatccagtgaattggcctccactgccctctgtggcagagaattccacaaattcacaactctctgggagaaaaagttccttctcacttcagttttaaatggccccctcccctttattctaaactgaacacaatactctaaatgtggtcccaCCAACGTGTTGTCCAACTGCTCCGTGACAGCCCGACTGCGACACTTGTTGAGCGTGTGTGTTGGGTGGTGATTTGGTGTGTTGTGCAGGGAGTTGGCCCACATCTCCAGCCTGAAGACCCTCAGCATCTTTGGACTGGTGCCTGACTCCACACTCGATGTGAAGGACCTCATCCCACACATCCAGGTCAATGCCTTCCCTCTGACCAGCATTGCCCGGCCCACGCCCGCCCAGGGAAAGGCCAGGACAGTGTGGGGCATCAGCTGCCGACTGGCTCTACGGACACTGTGACCATCCAGCCACTGTCATGGGGAGAGTGCCCGCTGTGTGTGCTGGGGTCGAGTGGACAATGCTCCCTGACCACAAGACAGAGGTGGGACCAGAGGACAGGTCAGCACAGCCAGCTAGGAGCGGTCAGTGACAGTGGGACTGGGGACAGTGAGCTcgcagcggtcagtgtggggactggggtcagtgaGCTCGGAGCGGTCAGTGACAGCGGGACTGGAGACTGAGCTcgcagcggtcagtgtggggactggggtcagtgaGCTCGCAGTGGTCAGTGACAGCGGGACTGGGGACAGTGAGCTcgcagcggtcagtgtggggactggggacagTGAGCTCGCAGCGGTCAGTGACAGCGGGACTGGAGACAGTGAGCTTGCAGCAGTCAGTGTGGGGACTGGAGACAGTGAGCTcgcagcggtcagtgtggggactggggacagTGAGCtcgcagtggtcagtgtggggacgggTCAGTGAGCTCGCAGCGGTCAGTGGGGACTGGAGACAGTGAGCTcgcagcggtcagtgtggggactggggacagTGAGCtcgcagtggtcagtgtggggacagGTCAGTGAGCTcgcagcggtcagtgtggggactggggacagTGAGCtcgcagtggtcagtgtggggactgGAGACAGTGAGCtcgcagtggtcagtgtggggactgGAGACAGTGAGCTcgcagcggtcagtgtggggactggggacagTGAGCtcgcagtggtcagtgtggggactgGAGACAGTGAGCTcgcagcggtcagtgtggggactGGAGACAGTGAGCTCGCAGTGGTCAGTGACAGCGGGACTGGGGACAGTGAGCTcacagcggtcagtgtggggactggggacagTGAGCTCGCAGTGGTCAGTGACAGTGGGACGGGTCAGTGTGCTCGCAGCGGTCAGTGACAGCGGGACTGGGGACAGTGAGCTCGCAGCGGTCagtatggggactggggacagtgAGCTcgcagcggtcagtgtggggactggggacagTGAGCTCAGAGCGGTCAGTGTGGAGACTGGGGACAGCTCGGAGCGGTCAGTGACAGTGGGACTGGGGACAGAGCTcagagcggtcagtgtggggactggggacagAGCTCGCAGCGGTcagtggggactggggactgagctcgcagcggtcagtgtgggcactgGGGACAGCTcggagcggtcagtgtggggactggggacagctcgcagcggtcagtgtggggactggggacagCTCGGAGCGGTCAGTGACAGTGGGACTGGGGACAGCTCGCAGCGGTCAGAGTGGGGACAGAGCTCGCAGCGGTCTGTGGGGACTGGGGACAGCTcggagcggtcagtgtggggactggggacagctcggagcggtcagtgtgggga is a window from the Rhinoraja longicauda isolate Sanriku21f chromosome 3, sRhiLon1.1, whole genome shotgun sequence genome containing:
- the skp2 gene encoding S-phase kinase-associated protein 2; protein product: MVVNDCSRIGIDWLEEVNVSWCGFGRLHVAVTVAHLPETVTQLNVSGHRGSLTDTDVQVLCQRCPRITNLDMSDSSMLTSACLPFLQKLPHLQHLGLSRCHHIPAARLGELAHISSLKTLSIFGLVPDSTLDVKDLIPHIQVNAFPLTSIARPTPAQGKARTVWGISCRLALRTL